GCATGCTCAAAGACCTTAATGAGACCTTCCATTAATGGGATCGCGGCCCTAAGAACGGTGATTATCACGATGTTTCTGCGATCCTTTACGATTATGCCCTCTGTTTCCTCCAGAGGTGTTTTTATGGGGACTCTCTCGGTCGCCATAGTCTTAGTTATCTCGTATGCCATATAGCGCCCGAGCTTAACGAGTCCTTTTCTGAACTCTATCGGACCGGTGTTCTCGTCCCTCAGCCCTGTGAGAATCTCCATAATGAACGGGCTGTCCTCAAAGGAGTACACACCCTCCCAGCGCTCGTCTCTCTTCATGGACTTCACCGTTGGGAGTTGGGGCCTGGGTTTATTAGACTTCCGTTTGCCGATTTCTGCTAAGGGAGCGTTGATCTTTTGATTCCTCCTCGATAATGCGCCTCATCCACGTCCCCCTGCTGAACCAGAGGAAAGCAACTATCGCCGCCAGAAAGTTGCTCATGCCCATTCCAAAGAACACTCCCTTGGGGCTCATTCCGAAAAGCTCTGCCAGCGGAATTCTAAGTCCGAAAACCATTACCGCCGCAACGTAGCCGAAGACGTAGCTCAAGGGTATCCTGAGGCCCCAGAGGCGCAACATGCTGAGAACCATACTCTTCTTTGTATGTCCTGCAGAACTGAACGTCCTCGTCACGACGACGAAGATTCCATTGAAGAACGGAACGGATATCAGGAAGTACTTGAGGACGTACTCGCTCTGGGCTATGACCTTGGGGTCATCGAGAAAGACCTTGAAGACGGGAACTCTGAAGATTCCGATTATTAGGATTGCAGAGGAGGCTATGAGGAAGTTGATTACCATAGTCCTCTCGGCTATCATCTTCGCCCTCTCGTATTTCTCCGCTCCGATGTTCTGGGCTATCATCGTTCCCATAGCCATGCTGACACCGCGAGCTATGCTAGTTATGAAGTTCACCAGTCTGGTGGTTATTATGTATGCCGCGTAGGTCACATCTCCGTAGCCGTATATAATCCTCGTCAGAACCACGAAGCCGAAGCTGTTGGCCGACTGGCCGACTGCAGAAGGCAGGCCGACTCGGAAAATCCTCGAGTAGAAGTCCATATCCGGCCTGAGGGTCTCCCTCGTGAGATGAAGGCCGCTCTTCCCGCTCGTGAGGATCTT
This Thermococcus stetteri DNA region includes the following protein-coding sequences:
- a CDS encoding MATE family efflux transporter; translation: MERGKIQAMREQILTGPIERTLFKLAYPLIVSNLVQVVYNITDTFWLGKLGREALAAPGTSWPIIGTLMALGMGFATAGFAFVGQYIGAGNYERANRSAGALYSLMLLFSTATALISLAILPYALHFMKVTPNVYPYAKAYATVVFAGVPFSFTFMAFSALMRASGDTKTPVKISMLTVAMNIILDPIMIFGIGPFPRWGVEGAAIATVLSNSTGALIGAKILTSGKSGLHLTRETLRPDMDFYSRIFRVGLPSAVGQSANSFGFVVLTRIIYGYGDVTYAAYIITTRLVNFITSIARGVSMAMGTMIAQNIGAEKYERAKMIAERTMVINFLIASSAILIIGIFRVPVFKVFLDDPKVIAQSEYVLKYFLISVPFFNGIFVVVTRTFSSAGHTKKSMVLSMLRLWGLRIPLSYVFGYVAAVMVFGLRIPLAELFGMSPKGVFFGMGMSNFLAAIVAFLWFSRGTWMRRIIEEESKDQRSLSRNRQTEV